A single region of the Brachypodium distachyon strain Bd21 chromosome 3, Brachypodium_distachyon_v3.0, whole genome shotgun sequence genome encodes:
- the LOC100835440 gene encoding tricin synthase 1, with protein MTTGGVANVHSDMDSTNKTLLKSDALYKYVLDTTVLPREHQCMRDLRLVTDQHKWGFMQSSADEAQLLGMLIKMSGAKNTIEVGVFTGYSLLATALALPEDGKVVAIDPDRECYEVGKPFIEKAGVAHKVDFREGKGLDRLDELLADPANEGSFDFAFVDADKPNYVKYHEQLLKLVKVGGTIIYDNTLWGGTVALPAGTPMSDLDARFSVAIKDLNTRLAADERIDICQLAVADGVTICRRLV; from the exons ATGACGACCGGCGGCGTTGCCAACGTCCACAGCGACATGGACAGCACCAACAAGACGCTGCTCAAGAGCGACGCCCTCTACAAGTACGTCCTCGACACCACCGTCCTCCCCCGCGAGCACCAGTGCATGCGCGACCTCCGCCTCGTCACCGACCAGCACAAATG GGGGTTCATGCAGTCGTCGGCGGACGAGGCGCAGCTGCTGGGGATGCTGATCAAGATGAGCGGCGCCAAGAACACGATCGAGGTCGGCGTCTTcacgggctactcgctcctgGCCACAGCCCTGGCCCTGCCTGAAGACGGCAAGGTGGTGGCCATCGACCCGGACAGGGAGTGCTACGAGGTGGGGAAGCCATTCATCGAGAAGGCCGGGGTGGCGCACAAGGTGGACTTCCGCGAGGGCAAAGGGCTGGACCGCCTGGACGAGCTCCTGGCCGACCCGGCCAACGAAGGCAGCTTCGACTTCGCCTTCGTCGACGCCGACAAGCCCAACTACGTCAAGTACCACGAGCAGCTGCTCAAGCTGGTCAAGGTTGGGGGCACCATCATCTATGATAACACGCTCTGGGGCGGCACCGTCGCGCTCCCGGCCGGCACCCCCATGTCCGACCTCGACGCCAGGTTCTCTGTCGCTATTAAGGATCTCAACACCaggctcgccgccgacgagcgcATCGACATCTGccagctcgccgtcgccgatgGCGTCACCatctgccgccgcctcgtctgA